A genome region from Fodinibius salicampi includes the following:
- a CDS encoding asparagine synthase-related protein: protein MSQFLLSKNKGEEKYSNSEGYRSEQAKTKVFDLDWCRLSFSWFEKNNFNPVYEDQQNSFFCNGILYIEEQRIDKNWQKVASVWGTSDSSGIKKLNGFGNLLVYSKSERLIYIITSRMGFLPIYFGKSTDDKDKRALGTHPDEIASFLGRNKLDKLSIAEFISTSCIAAPHTYYENIKQLEPASIYTFDGDELIRKKVYWEPNLDHNDFADSEESAKLIADFIKESVNKRISNNGKGLLLLSGGLDSRSVLFAPDNPSEMLEAVTFYNEPNTELRLASELANKADVKHHHLQREYDYYGKLAVDAIKLTGGMWNFGCFHTSGFNRELSELNHGILLSGMYFDTFFKGFAFDKENLHKKLTGKIYKRYPAQDVYWDTKGADDLKREWREAIHMRRVESYGYDKISRDELTPQILNKVKYSRIGNMARIRSGGMDIALYRSQYYDMVISDNKFSGVFSFLNPLDEVKADFMESIIKQLTNEPLSVADSNQLNSEFVSNNYYLTAARNILRKRIRKISPVQNKSADIAMGSSWIDWYTYRQESELISQLWKECEQDETACEAVEQIMDYNPFFLEPDYSSSKYDFLNLLTVGLWLKYGYVN, encoded by the coding sequence ATGAGTCAATTTTTATTATCGAAAAATAAAGGCGAAGAGAAGTACAGTAATTCAGAAGGATATCGATCTGAACAGGCTAAAACTAAAGTATTTGATTTAGATTGGTGTCGGCTGAGTTTTTCTTGGTTTGAAAAAAATAACTTCAACCCGGTCTATGAAGACCAACAGAACTCATTTTTTTGTAATGGAATTTTATATATTGAAGAGCAGAGGATAGATAAAAATTGGCAAAAGGTAGCTTCTGTCTGGGGGACATCTGATTCCAGCGGTATCAAAAAACTTAACGGGTTTGGAAACCTGTTGGTGTATTCCAAGAGTGAGCGGCTAATTTATATCATTACCTCCAGGATGGGATTTTTGCCTATTTACTTTGGGAAAAGTACAGATGATAAGGATAAACGAGCCCTTGGAACCCACCCCGATGAAATTGCTTCTTTTCTTGGGAGGAATAAGCTCGATAAGCTGAGTATAGCCGAATTTATTTCGACCAGTTGTATAGCTGCACCGCACACCTATTATGAAAATATTAAACAACTTGAGCCCGCATCAATTTATACTTTTGACGGAGATGAGCTAATCCGTAAGAAGGTTTATTGGGAACCTAATTTAGATCATAATGACTTTGCTGATTCTGAGGAGTCAGCAAAGCTTATTGCTGACTTTATTAAAGAATCCGTTAACAAGCGGATATCAAACAATGGGAAAGGATTATTGCTGTTAAGCGGTGGACTTGATTCCCGGTCTGTATTATTCGCTCCGGATAACCCTTCGGAAATGCTTGAAGCGGTTACCTTTTACAATGAACCCAATACCGAGCTAAGACTGGCCTCAGAGTTGGCTAATAAAGCAGATGTCAAACATCATCATCTACAACGTGAATATGACTATTATGGTAAATTAGCAGTTGATGCTATTAAATTGACCGGGGGGATGTGGAACTTTGGTTGTTTCCACACATCCGGGTTTAATCGGGAATTGAGTGAATTGAACCATGGAATTTTACTTTCCGGGATGTATTTCGACACTTTTTTTAAAGGTTTTGCTTTCGATAAAGAAAATCTGCATAAAAAGCTGACTGGAAAAATATACAAAAGATATCCAGCTCAGGATGTATATTGGGATACAAAAGGAGCTGATGATTTAAAACGGGAGTGGCGGGAGGCAATCCATATGAGACGTGTAGAAAGTTACGGGTATGATAAAATATCCCGAGATGAGTTAACCCCCCAAATACTGAATAAAGTTAAATACAGCCGGATAGGTAATATGGCCAGAATACGAAGTGGGGGGATGGATATTGCCTTATATCGATCTCAATATTATGATATGGTTATTTCTGACAACAAATTTAGTGGTGTATTTAGTTTTTTAAATCCTTTAGATGAGGTTAAGGCGGACTTTATGGAATCAATTATTAAACAATTGACCAATGAACCGCTTTCAGTGGCCGATTCAAATCAGTTAAATTCAGAATTTGTATCGAATAACTACTACCTGACGGCTGCAAGAAACATACTTAGAAAGCGAATACGGAAAATTTCTCCGGTACAAAATAAATCTGCTGACATTGCTATGGGATCTTCCTGGATTGATTGGTATACCTATCGGCAGGAAAGTGAGCTGATCAGCCAGCTGTGGAAAGAGTGTGAGCAGGATGAAACGGCCTGCGAAGCAGTAGAGCAAATCATGGATTATAATCCGTTTTTCTTGGAACCTGATTATTCTTCCAGCAAATATGACTTTTTAAATCTTCTTACAGTGGGATTGTGGCTTAAATATGGGTATGTAAACTAA
- a CDS encoding ABC transporter ATP-binding protein, whose product MAFTSVLEMAGLGAIPAFVYTLSDPDKVLSYPLVSDFFKALDITTQKELMLFGVIALIILYVVKNVVIGFVHYMKAKFVNNRRVKFGVRLFRSYMHAPYTFHLENNTSRLLRNVNGEVNLLINIMLNSLTILMDALLIISVFIMLLYVEPMISIISILALGLTSLLFLQLVRSKIKEYGKEQQFHRNEMIKAVNQGLGGVKDAKILRREKYFIDVFKHSADRNAYTNRYKVVAKSLPKNFIETIAVVGMLIICVLFVYQGREVAQILPTLALFGVAVARLLPAFKDMVSNFTNIRFDLYAVDPVYDDLQSLEHNYTNERNADRANKNKRVQFEHQIHIRDLYYCYPNGDEQALNGISIDIPKGSAVAFVGPSGAGKTTIVDAILGLLEPTGGQILADDYDISQNIRGWQKNVGYIPQSIYLSDESIKSNIAYGIPEEEISEEQLWQAIKAAQLKEMVESLSDGVDTVIGERGVMLSGGQQQRIGIARALYHNPEVLIMDEATSALDNITEQFVIEAIERLRGERTIIMIAHRLSTVRNCDNIFYMEEGKVISEGTYDELLENSESFQRMAV is encoded by the coding sequence ATGGCGTTTACTTCTGTTTTGGAGATGGCCGGACTTGGTGCTATTCCGGCATTTGTTTATACACTTTCCGACCCGGATAAAGTACTTTCCTATCCTTTAGTATCCGATTTTTTTAAGGCACTGGATATTACTACTCAAAAAGAGTTGATGTTATTTGGAGTGATTGCCCTTATTATTTTATATGTTGTCAAGAATGTGGTTATAGGTTTTGTGCATTATATGAAAGCCAAATTTGTAAATAACCGTAGGGTTAAATTTGGCGTTCGTCTGTTTAGATCCTATATGCATGCTCCATATACATTTCATCTTGAGAACAATACTTCCCGATTGTTACGAAATGTAAATGGTGAAGTGAATTTGTTGATAAATATAATGCTGAATTCTCTTACCATATTAATGGATGCTCTGCTGATTATTTCTGTTTTTATCATGCTTCTGTATGTAGAACCTATGATTTCTATTATTTCCATCCTGGCACTTGGACTTACAAGTCTTCTTTTCCTACAGCTTGTTAGAAGTAAAATAAAGGAGTATGGCAAAGAACAACAGTTCCACCGTAATGAGATGATTAAAGCTGTAAATCAAGGTCTCGGGGGCGTTAAAGATGCCAAGATATTACGTAGAGAAAAGTACTTTATTGATGTTTTTAAACATAGTGCAGATAGAAATGCATATACAAATCGTTATAAAGTAGTTGCAAAAAGCTTACCCAAAAATTTTATCGAGACTATCGCAGTCGTTGGGATGCTGATAATTTGTGTCTTATTTGTTTATCAGGGCAGAGAGGTAGCACAAATCTTGCCAACCTTGGCTCTGTTTGGTGTGGCTGTTGCTCGATTACTCCCCGCCTTCAAAGATATGGTATCAAACTTTACAAATATTCGCTTTGATCTCTATGCTGTCGATCCGGTTTATGACGATTTACAGTCACTAGAGCATAATTATACAAATGAACGAAATGCTGACCGGGCAAACAAGAATAAAAGAGTTCAATTTGAGCATCAGATACATATTCGTGACCTGTATTATTGTTATCCTAATGGTGATGAACAGGCTTTAAATGGAATTAGTATTGATATCCCTAAAGGATCGGCCGTGGCATTTGTAGGTCCCTCTGGTGCAGGCAAAACTACCATTGTAGATGCCATACTGGGATTATTAGAGCCCACAGGTGGACAAATTTTAGCGGATGATTATGATATATCTCAGAACATCAGGGGATGGCAGAAAAATGTCGGATATATTCCACAGTCCATTTATCTTTCTGATGAGTCAATTAAGAGTAATATTGCTTATGGAATTCCTGAAGAAGAAATTTCAGAGGAACAGCTTTGGCAGGCTATAAAGGCTGCCCAGCTGAAAGAAATGGTTGAGTCTCTTTCCGATGGAGTTGATACAGTTATTGGTGAGAGGGGAGTAATGTTATCTGGAGGTCAACAGCAGCGCATCGGAATAGCACGTGCTTTATATCACAATCCTGAGGTACTCATAATGGATGAGGCTACTTCAGCACTGGATAATATTACTGAACAATTTGTGATTGAAGCCATTGAACGACTTAGGGGGGAGAGAACAATCATTATGATTGCCCATCGCCTATCTACGGTTCGAAACTGTGATAATATTTTTTATATGGAAGAAGGGAAAGTGATTTCTGAAGGTACATATGATGAATTGTTGGAAAACAGCGAGAGTTTCCAACGAATGGCAGTCTAA
- a CDS encoding glycosyltransferase family 2 protein, whose translation MLISVVIPCYNVEEYIDDCLHSILEQEYKNLEVIVVNDGSKDRTSQILSSWEKSGSLQIKVIEIKNSGAGAARNRGIRESKGKYIQFLDADDLLHPFKIAHQVSLIEKNNGKPDFIAATYKSKDKKGQTTLFEPDHRGVWYGLLSSNLGITSANFFKKESLREVGGFDVSLASSQEYDLMFRLLKRPSCSVLFDNAMYTIKRDINAEAISSGNQKANILRFVSLRKRMLEYLESSGSLTDDLYKTWCEVVFNAIKRLYQYDRYESIRLYNKLIPQSFVPALSGAISKKYQFFYRYFGFRVAQYLYSLKMKWY comes from the coding sequence ATGTTAATTTCGGTTGTTATACCTTGCTATAATGTAGAAGAGTATATTGACGATTGCCTTCACTCCATTTTGGAACAAGAATATAAGAATCTAGAAGTTATTGTTGTAAATGATGGTTCAAAAGATCGCACTTCCCAGATATTATCTTCATGGGAAAAGTCAGGGTCTCTTCAAATAAAGGTAATTGAGATTAAAAACAGTGGAGCTGGAGCTGCCCGAAACAGAGGAATACGGGAATCAAAAGGAAAATACATACAGTTTTTGGATGCGGATGATCTATTACATCCTTTCAAAATAGCTCATCAGGTTTCACTTATAGAAAAAAATAATGGCAAACCTGATTTTATTGCTGCTACCTACAAATCAAAAGACAAGAAAGGTCAAACAACGCTTTTTGAACCGGATCATCGAGGAGTTTGGTATGGGCTATTATCGTCAAATTTGGGAATTACCTCAGCAAATTTTTTTAAAAAAGAATCTTTGCGAGAAGTAGGTGGCTTTGATGTATCCCTGGCTAGCAGTCAGGAATATGACTTGATGTTTCGACTTCTCAAAAGACCGAGCTGTTCCGTTTTGTTTGATAATGCTATGTATACTATTAAAAGAGACATTAATGCAGAGGCAATATCTTCCGGAAATCAGAAGGCCAATATTTTGAGATTTGTCAGTCTTAGAAAAAGAATGCTTGAGTATCTGGAGTCTTCGGGTTCGCTTACAGATGATTTATATAAAACTTGGTGTGAAGTGGTTTTTAATGCTATTAAAAGACTTTATCAATACGACCGTTATGAAAGTATCAGGCTATATAATAAGTTAATTCCTCAAAGCTTTGTTCCTGCCTTATCAGGTGCCATATCAAAAAAATACCAGTTTTTTTATCGATATTTTGGTTTTAGAGTGGCGCAGTATTTATACAGTTTGAAGATGAAATGGTATTAG
- a CDS encoding glycosyltransferase yields the protein MDKIVISVIIPVYNDSKRLKNCLEALEEQTISENFEILVVDNGSEEDIYKIVQKFERAKYYNEKKVGSYTARNCGIEHSSGDILAFTDADCIPEQGWLKTGIDFLRNNPNCDAVGGEISLFPKTNSPNAFELYDITFGFRQENSIYKHGYSVTANLFVRGTAFKEIGLFNEELKSGGDAEWCQRLISKGGNLCYLSSARIKHPALHSFQSFKRKYRRIAGGRFQKDIFDFYTLCRASYHHLLSLINLRGDSFQNEYTDSFYRKISLFGIHVVKISVYIVTYFKLYIGIGKPGRE from the coding sequence ATGGATAAGATTGTTATTTCTGTAATAATCCCGGTTTATAATGACAGTAAACGTTTAAAAAACTGTTTAGAAGCCTTAGAAGAACAAACTATTTCAGAAAATTTTGAGATTCTGGTTGTAGATAATGGATCGGAAGAAGATATTTACAAGATTGTACAGAAGTTTGAAAGAGCAAAATATTATAACGAAAAGAAAGTGGGTTCCTACACAGCACGAAATTGTGGAATAGAGCACTCATCAGGAGATATCTTGGCTTTTACGGATGCAGACTGTATACCAGAACAGGGTTGGTTAAAAACAGGTATAGATTTTTTAAGAAATAATCCGAACTGCGATGCTGTAGGTGGGGAGATAAGCTTATTTCCGAAAACAAACTCGCCTAATGCATTTGAACTATATGATATTACATTCGGTTTTCGGCAGGAAAATTCAATTTATAAACATGGTTACAGCGTCACAGCTAATCTATTTGTGCGTGGAACAGCCTTTAAGGAGATTGGTTTATTTAATGAAGAATTAAAATCGGGGGGAGATGCCGAGTGGTGTCAACGATTAATTTCTAAAGGAGGAAATTTATGCTATTTAAGCAGTGCCCGGATTAAACACCCTGCCTTGCATTCATTTCAGAGTTTCAAAAGAAAGTATAGAAGAATTGCTGGGGGGAGATTTCAAAAGGATATTTTTGATTTTTATACGCTATGTCGAGCCTCTTACCACCATTTGTTATCACTGATCAATCTCAGAGGAGATTCCTTTCAAAATGAATATACCGATAGTTTTTATCGGAAAATTTCTTTATTTGGAATTCACGTTGTTAAAATAAGCGTATATATAGTTACTTATTTCAAGTTATATATTGGCATAGGAAAACCAGGGAGGGAATAG
- a CDS encoding glycosyltransferase family 2 protein — MSYKVSVVIPCYNVEKFVGKCIESVLGQTYKNFEIVCVNDGSQDNTLEVIQKYEAEFGDKVLVLTQKNEGQSSAINKGIRASGGEYLQFLDADDFLKKEKIEHQIRLIKKGDVEPDIIASAVEKRFEDGRIKIDKNIEYEPWEGLARYHIGITSSNLWKKKTVQLVEGFDENLSSNKEHDLIFRMLKNGATVLHDPEPLTVKRQRSSGSISSQNDHNHLGRKVIHRYKVYEYTKKNDLLSKELLNYLILENISDLKRIYDNDSLMALELHKKYIPDGFKLSSNLSRSYRLLYNLLGFKYTELLRSYLGK; from the coding sequence TTGTCTTACAAAGTTTCAGTAGTTATTCCATGTTATAATGTAGAAAAATTTGTTGGGAAATGTATTGAATCCGTATTGGGCCAAACTTATAAGAATTTTGAAATTGTTTGTGTAAATGATGGCTCACAAGATAATACCCTGGAGGTGATTCAAAAGTATGAAGCGGAATTTGGGGATAAAGTTTTGGTGTTAACCCAAAAGAATGAGGGACAGAGTAGTGCTATAAATAAAGGTATTAGAGCTTCTGGTGGAGAATACTTACAGTTCTTAGATGCAGATGACTTTTTGAAAAAAGAAAAGATAGAACATCAGATAAGGTTAATAAAAAAAGGAGATGTAGAGCCAGATATTATTGCTTCTGCAGTTGAAAAAAGATTTGAAGATGGACGGATAAAAATAGACAAGAATATAGAATATGAACCTTGGGAGGGGCTTGCCAGATACCATATAGGTATAACAAGTTCTAATCTATGGAAGAAAAAAACTGTACAACTAGTAGAAGGATTTGATGAGAATCTGTCATCTAATAAAGAGCATGATCTAATTTTTCGAATGTTAAAAAATGGAGCGACTGTTCTGCATGACCCAGAACCATTAACTGTTAAAAGGCAAAGAAGCAGTGGATCGATATCTTCTCAGAATGACCATAACCACCTTGGACGAAAGGTAATTCATAGATATAAAGTATATGAATACACAAAAAAGAATGATTTGTTGAGTAAAGAACTATTGAACTACTTAATACTCGAAAATATTAGTGACTTAAAACGTATATATGATAATGATTCTCTGATGGCCCTTGAACTACATAAAAAGTATATACCTGATGGCTTTAAGCTGTCCAGTAATTTGAGTAGATCGTATCGTTTATTATACAATTTATTGGGATTTAAATATACAGAACTATTGCGTAGCTATTTAGGAAAATAG
- a CDS encoding glycosyltransferase family 4 protein, which produces MKVLLLTDGIYPYTIGGMQKHSYYLAKFLAREGVILDVLIPTIPVETTAKLEDYLTLEEQKKINFIEINQPKVGYFPGHYIYESYKYSKNIYNQVIDHIDEYDFVYAQGFTAWKLLKERSDDIKRLPIGVNFHGLEMFQITDGIASKMEQFLFRSPARYCLNKADYAYSLGGKLTDIIDRETDGNTDILQTPIGIEDYWLENVHLNIERPRRFVFIGRYEKRKGIDLLNNVIEKNYSGDFYFDFIGPIPEEKRVDFPNVYYHGAIYEENRIIKILNQGDVLFCPSYSEGMPTVILEAMSRGLAVVATDVGAVNCLVSSQTGWLIEPGDQELLDKTFKECINIGEEELIDKKRAAHQLIKEEYTWTNIAKINKQAILSAVEE; this is translated from the coding sequence ATGAAAGTATTATTACTTACAGATGGCATTTATCCTTATACCATAGGAGGGATGCAAAAGCATTCGTATTATTTAGCTAAGTTTTTAGCCCGGGAAGGTGTTATCCTTGATGTATTGATCCCGACAATACCTGTAGAGACAACTGCTAAGTTAGAAGATTATCTGACTCTCGAAGAGCAGAAAAAGATTAATTTTATTGAAATCAATCAACCTAAAGTTGGTTATTTCCCTGGGCACTATATCTACGAATCGTATAAATATTCTAAAAATATATATAATCAAGTTATTGATCATATTGATGAGTATGACTTTGTTTATGCCCAAGGATTTACGGCTTGGAAATTATTAAAAGAAAGAAGTGATGATATTAAGAGGTTACCGATAGGCGTGAATTTTCATGGATTGGAGATGTTCCAGATAACGGATGGAATTGCTTCAAAAATGGAACAGTTTTTATTCCGCTCTCCAGCGCGTTATTGTTTGAATAAGGCAGATTATGCTTATTCATTAGGTGGAAAGTTAACAGACATTATTGATAGGGAAACGGATGGAAATACTGATATTCTGCAAACACCTATTGGAATAGAAGATTATTGGCTTGAGAATGTACACCTGAATATTGAAAGACCCAGAAGATTTGTTTTTATAGGGCGCTACGAAAAACGAAAGGGAATAGATTTACTAAATAATGTGATCGAAAAAAATTACTCTGGAGATTTTTACTTTGATTTTATTGGCCCTATACCTGAGGAGAAAAGGGTTGACTTTCCTAATGTATATTATCACGGAGCCATTTATGAGGAAAATAGAATTATTAAAATACTCAATCAGGGAGATGTACTTTTTTGTCCAAGCTATTCGGAGGGTATGCCTACGGTTATTTTAGAAGCAATGTCCCGGGGACTGGCAGTGGTGGCCACTGATGTTGGGGCCGTCAACTGTTTAGTTTCTTCGCAAACCGGTTGGCTTATAGAACCTGGTGATCAGGAATTGCTGGATAAAACGTTTAAAGAATGTATCAATATAGGTGAAGAGGAACTTATAGATAAAAAAAGAGCGGCCCATCAACTTATAAAAGAGGAGTATACTTGGACTAATATTGCCAAAATAAATAAACAGGCTATACTTTCGGCTGTGGAGGAATAG